A genomic region of Trifolium pratense cultivar HEN17-A07 linkage group LG3, ARS_RC_1.1, whole genome shotgun sequence contains the following coding sequences:
- the LOC123912861 gene encoding chaperone protein dnaJ 11, chloroplastic, with protein sequence MTATLTLAGISAVRPLQFTNNCSNFSSARFIQKPTSNFSNRRRISIRAATAVVETRLPATSLYEVLRLKPGASPTEIKSAYRSLAKVYHPDAAAQRLPECGDGDFIEIRNAYETLSDPSARSVYDMSLMTAHGGRNRRFTAAPVTQKRQSGYYSNRRWETDQCW encoded by the coding sequence ATGACGGCGACACTCACTCTCGCCGGTATCTCCGCCGTCCGGCCACTCCAATTCACCAACAACTGTTCCAATTTCTCCTCCGCAAGATTCATCCAGAAGCCAACTTCCAATTTCTCAAATCGCCGCCGGATTTCAATCCGAGCAGCAACGGCGGTGGTTGAGACACGGCTGCCGGCGACGAGTCTCTACGAAGTTCTACGTTTAAAGCCTGGTGCATCTCCTACTGAGATAAAATCGGCTTACCGGAGTCTGGCTAAGGTTTATCACCCCGACGCGGCGGCGCAGCGGTTGCCGGAGTGTGGTGACGGGGACTTCATCGAGATTCGTAACGCTTATGAGACACTATCTGATCCATCTGCAAGATCAGTTTACGATATGTCACTGATGACGGCACACGGTGGAAGGAACCGGCGATTTACGGCGGCTCCGGTAACACAGAAACGGCAGTCTGGATATTATAGTAATCGGAGATGGGAAACGGACCAATGCTGGTAG